From the genome of Bacteroidota bacterium:
GGGTATTGGGCCAGCCGGATTTTGTGACAAGCACAAGCGGACTTTCATCGACAAAAATGAATAGACCGATGGGCGTATATGCCGATAGTACCGATCATCTATGGGTTTGTGAAGATGACAATAACCGCGTGATTCGATTTGATTCTGTCTCGATGTTGGCTAATGGTGCGGCGGCAAGCGGAGTTTTAGGGCAATCCGATTTTACCACCAATCTGAAAAACTTCTCTCGAAATGGTATGAGCAATTTACGAGGAGTATTTGGCGATGCTTCGGGTAGATTATATCTTGTTGATGAATCGAACAATCGTATTCTTGTTTTTAATCACGCCGCATCTCTGCCGAATGGCGCTTTTGCGGATTATGTGTTGGGGCAACCGGATTTTGGTAGCGATCCGATTATTCAACAAGAGATTTACGACTTATCTACTTTAAACTATTTATTTTTTATGCCTCGCGAAACTTCAGCAGTCGTGAACGGAAAATATCCCTTAATCATTTCGTTGCACGGAATCGGCGAACGGGGAAGCGATCTTTGGAAAGTAAAAGGAGAGGGGTTACCAAAAATTCTTGACGGTAAAAACACATTTCCATTTATTGTTGTCTCCCCTCAATGCCCGTCATCTACAGAATGGTATTACAACGGCGGAATCCAGCAAAAATTGAATACACTCATCGATAGTCTTATTTCCCGTTACCCGATCGATACAAATCGAATATATCTTACCGGATTAAGTATGGGTGGGATTGGCACATTAGATTTGGCAATACGATATCCGAAACGATTTGCGGCACTGATTCCTGTTGCATTTCGCATTGAAGATGGATGGGATCTCTGCAAAATAAAGGATATTCCACTGTGGGCTTTCCACGGAGAAAAAGATGATATTATTCCATTTTCAAAAGCTCAAACAGTTATCAATATGTTAGTTGTTTGCGGTGCTAACCCAACGTTCACATCGTATTCTGATCTATATCACGATGCTTGGACCAGAACATACAATAATCCTGCAATCTATGAATGGCTTTTAACGAAGAAAAAACAGTGATGATAGTAAATTCTGAAAAGCACGTTATTCGTAAAAATATTCACTTTGTCTCAGTAATGGTAGTTCTGTCAATCCATTCTATTCTATACGCACAAGTAAATATTGAATCAGTGGCCAGACTTCATTTTACAATTGAGTCAGAGCCGAATAAGTGGATAGAAGGATATCAATCATACATAGAGGGAACATTCTCACCGTATCAATCTCACCGTAGCGGTCAAAGTAGGGACTCAGCATTTGTTGCCCGCACTTCCGGCAGTGAATCGATGTTTGCATGGAATACAGCCCCTATTCCACAATCATGGAAAGGAGATTCAGCTTCATTCATTTGGGTATGCGGTTTTGGAAACAATTTAGGCAATGAATGGTTCGATCTTACAGTGAATGACGCTGATACTGTTACATTCTCCACAAAAAATGAAAGTGCATGGACTGTTAAAAGAAATAATGGAATCCGTCTTTCGTTTACGGCAGTTGCTCAAAATTCTTATGGGGCAAATTTGGGATATATGGTGTTAGCTCTTCACCGGTCAAAATTGACCAAGGGGAAATCGTTAAAACTCAGAATCCGCGGCAGAGAGGTGAAAGAGGAAATATGGTATCGCTTATATGCGTATCGGGATGCATTAGTCTACATGAAGGCCAATGAGTATCGAAACATCTACTCTGCAATGGATTTTATTCATATGGGAGATGCTGCATATACGCTCTGCACTTCAAAAAAACTTTCCGGTAAAACACTTCTTCACTATTCTCCCGGTGCTGATAAAGGAGAAGTTCGATTGCAGCAAGATGGAGTTATGTCTAAAGCACAAATCACAATTCCCAGGAATCAACAGCCTGAAGGGAACGGATATTCATACATAAACATTGCCGAAAACATTGTTGACACCATCAAATGGGCTGAAATTAATAAAAAACGGATTCGAGCATTCATGGAGGAAGAGATTGTTCCGGAAAAATATATCTTTCCTCCCGGAAGTTTCCCAACATTTCGATGGAAAAATGAAATCCTTGTCGAAAACGAACTGGGTAAAACTCAAAGTACGGTAACATTTTACAATAAGGATTTTCAAAAAGTGAAATCTGCGGAATCTCCCGGTCGATATGGCGCTGTGATCGAATTGGTAACACCGTCAGGATTTATTGTAAAACGATATGTTACATTGTATTGCTCCCCGGTTGAGTTTGATGATTATAGTGCAAATATTCCGATAAAGTTCAATAATTTAAAAGAATATAGAATCTCTTCTGAACAGTGGGATTCATATGAAAGGAATTTTGAACAATTCTCTTTTGGCAGCATGAAGTATTTTCCACAGTATAATTCCGATGCAGCAATTTTCCTTGCCGGGTTGAGTGAGATCAACGGGTGGACCTTGGCATTCGAAACTCCTCGAATAAAAGACAGGCAGTGGTGGATTACATTGAAACGGAAACTTGATGGCATCTCTGAAAAGAAAAATCCAGTGATGCTTCCGCAAAAAATAAATAATGGATCTTTAAGTGTTGTAAATGATTCAATTGTTTCGACATTTTCGTACAAGAAAGAACAGATAGAACAATTGCGATTGGTGTGTAAGAACTGGGCCGAGAAGGGCGGAGTTCCTCATGTGACACTCATTGTGCACAAAGGAAAGATTATTTTTCATGAAGCGTTCGGAATTACTGCAGATGGGAAACCGTTGGCAACAAATTCCAAGATGTGGATGGCCTCAATAACAAAACTCCTTACGGGAGTGTTGATGATGCAGTTGGTCGATCAAGGAATTGTTGACCTTGATGATCCGATCAATCGATATCTTCCCGAAATTTCTGGAAATAACTTGCCAGAACTAACGCTCCGCCATCTATTTACCCATACCTCCGGTTTGCAGAATGTCGGTGAATGGGCATCAGATTGGAATTTTGCATTAGACAATCAGATCGCTCAACTCCTTCCAACAGTGGATGTGGGACGTTCCTTTTCCTATCATAGAGTTGGCTATGCTATTGCTGGTAAGATGATGGAGAGGATTACCGGTCGTGCTGTACCGTATTTATTTCAGGATTACATTTTCCATCCGATCGGTATGAACAGCGCTTATGCGGACAATACGTACGGCGGATTATATTGTTCGGCCATTGATCTTGCCAGATTTGGACAAATGTTATTGAACAAAGGGAATTACAATGGATGGAAATTGTTTTCAGAACAGTCATTTGAAAAAATGCTTCCCAAAGAGCTGTCAGTGGGAGAACGTCGATGGGGAATCGGGTCATCGCCGATGGATGGACGTGGTTTAAGCTCATCTGCTTTCGGACATGGTGCTGCATCTGGGACAATATTTCGTATTGATCCACAAAACGATCTCATTATCATCTCAGCACGAAACAGCACCGGGAAATTCCATGAAGAATTTGAGCGCGCATTCATTGAACACTGTATGGGTGTAATCAACAATTGATGAATATGAAGAAGTGTGTATACAACATTATCTATTTCGAATTTTTATATAATTGCAGTCACTCTGAGGAACCCTTGACGGATTTTGTCGGGGAATGATGAAGGGCCAAATAACTACTCCGTGATTACAAAGAAAAAGAAAAATCATTCGTTATATTCAAAAAAAGAAATAGGTCAGCTGCAATTACTTCTGCCTGTGATTCTTTTGGTGACGGTGTTCTCGTTGATTCCGTTGTTGAGAGGAATATATCTTGGATTCACTGATTATCGTCTTGGCGATCCAATCTCATTCAACGGCATTGATAATTATATTCAGCTATTCAATGATGAATATTTTTGGAGTTCATTTAAGATAGGTATGATCTGGACATTAATTGTGACAGCATTGCAAGTGGGACTCGGTCTTGGTCTTGCTCTTCTGTTAAATACCAAAATACGATTTGCTTCATTTTATACGATTCTCATTTTACTTCCTTGGGCTACGCCGCCGATTATTCGGGGAATTCTCTGGCGACAGATGTATGAGCCGAATACCGGCGCGGTAAATATTTTGTTGAACAATGCGGGATTGATCACAGCACCCATAAACTGGCTGTCGAGTTTTGAATATGTCATTCCTGCGGTGATTGTGGCCGGAGTGTGGGGAGAGATATCGAAGGCCGCAATTTTTTTATTAGCAGGATTGCAAACAATTTCAAACGATCTCTATGAAGCAAGCAAAATTGATGGCGCAGGAATGTGGGATCGTTTTTGGAATATCACCCTTCCTGTGTTAAAACCGGTGTTAGCGGCGATCATTTCTCTTACGTTCATGTGGAATTTTAACACATTTGGAATTATTTGGGTGTTGACGCAGGGTGGTCCGGGAGGATTGACTCGATTACCGATGCTTGCGGCATATGAAGAAGGTTTCCGCTACGGATATATCGGATATGCGGCAGCAATTGGAAACGTTATGGTCATTATACTGTCAGTCATGCTCTTTATGTACATCCGTGTACAATTACGCGAGCGGAGCGAGGCATGACTAAAATCCGACTTCGTTCAAGCATGCTGATTCATGGATTAATTATCCTCTATATAATATTTTTGCTTTTTCCATTGTTGTGGGTTGTGGCAAGTTCATTAAAATCAACTCAGGAAATTTACTCGGGGGTCCCGACAATTTTACCACAACAGATATCGTTTGATCATTATCGTTCCGTAATCAATGGCCAACAAGTTTTTCGAAGCATGTGGAATAGTGTTATCGTCGGTGTTGTTTCGACAATTCTCGTTCTTCTTCTTGCCGTACCATCGGCATATGCAATGGTGCGCTACAAATCCGTTATCAATAATACAATTTTGGGATGGATTCTTGTTTCACAAATATTTCCCGTCATCCTAGTCATGATTCCTCTTTATGTACTGTTGCGCTATATTGGATTGACGGATTCTCTTATTGGATTGACATTGATCTATGTTGTCTGGTCGCTGCCGTTTGTATTGTGGATGATGCATGGCTATGTAAAAAGTATCCCGTTGGAACTAGAAGAGGCGGCAGTGATTGATGGAGCAAGTCGAACACAGGTGATTTTTACCGTATTACTGCCATTACTGTTACCTGCTATTGGTGCTTCAGCTCTCTTTGCTTTTATTTCGGCCTGGAATGAGTTTTTCTTTGCTTTGGTCTTGATGAAAAGTCCGGCACTTGCGACACTGCAAGTTGAACTTGCAAGATATACGGGAATGGAAGGACAGGCCAGAACAGGTCCTTTGGCTGCAGCAAGCGTCATCGCTACAATCCCTTCCGTAGTATTGTTTGTCTTTATGCGGAAATGGTTCACGACAGGCTTGGTATCCGGAGCATTGAAAGGATAATGAAACAAATTATAATGATCATATCAGTTGTAGCGATTGGTTTGTTCCTCTATGTTCAGTTCACAGGGGAGAATAAAGAAAAAGAGAAACAACCGCTCCGTTTTGTAAGTCTTGCTTGGCAAGAAGCAGCAATAGCAACAAATAAATCCATCGTTAATGAGTGGAATAGCACACATCCAGATCAACCGGTTGAATATATTCAGGGGACTTGGAACTCCGCTCATGATTATCTTGTGACGGCATTTGAAACCGGAGATGTTCCTGATATTTTTCATTATGAATCATCGGTGATTATTGATTATGCCATGCGTGGGTATTTGACCGACTTATCTCCGTTCATTTCTGCAGAGATGAAAAGCGATATTCTGGATGTTGCATGGGGGACAGTAACACGACCCAATGGTGAAGTAAGCGGGATTCCATTCCTCATAGAATCATTAGTTGTCCTCTATAATAAATCGCTGTTTGAACAAGAAGGAATTATTCCACCATCGATCGAGCACCCTTGGTCGTGGAATGACTTGCAAGCAGCAGCAATAACATTGACAAAAGATACAAATAGTGATGGTGCTGTTGATCAATATGGTGCGGCGTTCGGATTGCGCAATTCGGCGAATATCATTATGAACACATCAATTAGTTTTGGTGGTTCTTTCTTCAAAAAAGAGGGAAAACATTTTGTGGTAAAAGTGAATGCTGAGGAAAAAGAATTGCTCAAAGTGATCGGGAATATGTTGTATAAAGATAAATCTGTTTCACCCACGAGCATTGGTGAGACAGGCGCTGGGATGATACCGGGATTATTCAGCGGACGATATGCGATGTTAATAGGAATTGGAGCATGGGGGAGGCAGCAGCTCGTGGAAAACGCCCCAAAAGATTTTCGATGGGGAGTAATGCCTCCTATCAAAGCAAAAACACAAACATACGGAGCGAGTACACAAACGTTAAGTGTGCCAAAAAAATCCAAACGAGCTAAGGAAGCAATGATGTTTATTGAATTTATGTTAAGCTCAAAAAATACAGCTCGCCTCGCATTAAATGATTGGATGATTCCAGCACGAAAATCATGTCTGGCTATGCCGGAATTTAAAGACACCATCGGAGGATGGGACATTACCTGTAGTTCTGTTGCAACACTGGGAATCGGATCGTGGATTGGGGCCCCCGGTTATGTTGAATGGAAAAGCCGTGTTGCTAATCCTATATTACAGGAATTGTTTGCCGGACGATTATCTGTTGACGAGGCCGCGAAACGGATAGAACATGAAAGCAATATCGTTCTCTTGCGTTATAAACAACGGGGGGAGAATTGGTGATCACACATCAAGAACGCGCGCGCGGGGCTTTTCTTGGACTTGCGGTTGGTGATGCGCTTGGACGTCCGACAGAAGGAAAAACTCCGTTGGAAATTGAATCTCGATGGGGAAGAATTACTGATTTTCTCACTGAAGATCAAACAGGAAGCGATGATACAGAATATGCATTGTTCAGTGCAAAATTATTATTACAACACAAAAAAGAATTAACAACTGAAATAATAGTCGATGCTTATCGTCGCGAGATTATCAATTCAACAAATTTGTATAAAGGCGCCGGATTTAGCGAAATCATTGCCATTCATAATCTGCAAATGGGTTTACAACCCCCCTCTTCCGGACAGCATGTGCATAGTTGGAGCGACGGACTCGCGATGCGTGTAACTCCATACGGTATTGCATCTGCGTTTGATTATCACTTCGCTGCACATCTTGCAAAAGAAGATGGGATCATTGCAAATTCCGGCGAAGGAATATTCAGCGGACAAGCGGTGGCCGCAGCTATTGCGTGTGCAATGAACGGTGCATCTGTTGATGAAATAATAAAAACAGCACTGGAGGTACTACCCAAAAATTCCTGGACAGCATCGTCGATTACGCGTGGTGTTTCTATTGGCAGTTCATGTAATGATGTGTGGAGCTCTTTAGTTCCATTGCATCAATCACTTGCCTGCACATATTATTTTTGGACAGATGTTGCACCCGAAGCAGTTGGTCTTGCATTTGGCCTTGTGGCTGCTGCAAGGGGAAAATTCGAAGACGCTGTTCTTGGTGCAGTTAATTTAGGAAGAGATACCGATACCATAGCTGCTATTGCCGGAGCAATTTGCGGTGCGCACCAAGGTATTCAGGTCATCCCAGAACGTTGGACAAAACGTATCTCAATCTCTAAAGGGACATGTATTAATACTGTAAAAAACATGAACATTCTTAATGTTGCT
Proteins encoded in this window:
- a CDS encoding sugar ABC transporter substrate-binding protein gives rise to the protein MKQIIMIISVVAIGLFLYVQFTGENKEKEKQPLRFVSLAWQEAAIATNKSIVNEWNSTHPDQPVEYIQGTWNSAHDYLVTAFETGDVPDIFHYESSVIIDYAMRGYLTDLSPFISAEMKSDILDVAWGTVTRPNGEVSGIPFLIESLVVLYNKSLFEQEGIIPPSIEHPWSWNDLQAAAITLTKDTNSDGAVDQYGAAFGLRNSANIIMNTSISFGGSFFKKEGKHFVVKVNAEEKELLKVIGNMLYKDKSVSPTSIGETGAGMIPGLFSGRYAMLIGIGAWGRQQLVENAPKDFRWGVMPPIKAKTQTYGASTQTLSVPKKSKRAKEAMMFIEFMLSSKNTARLALNDWMIPARKSCLAMPEFKDTIGGWDITCSSVATLGIGSWIGAPGYVEWKSRVANPILQELFAGRLSVDEAAKRIEHESNIVLLRYKQRGENW
- a CDS encoding sugar ABC transporter permease, which codes for MITKKKKNHSLYSKKEIGQLQLLLPVILLVTVFSLIPLLRGIYLGFTDYRLGDPISFNGIDNYIQLFNDEYFWSSFKIGMIWTLIVTALQVGLGLGLALLLNTKIRFASFYTILILLPWATPPIIRGILWRQMYEPNTGAVNILLNNAGLITAPINWLSSFEYVIPAVIVAGVWGEISKAAIFLLAGLQTISNDLYEASKIDGAGMWDRFWNITLPVLKPVLAAIISLTFMWNFNTFGIIWVLTQGGPGGLTRLPMLAAYEEGFRYGYIGYAAAIGNVMVIILSVMLFMYIRVQLRERSEA
- a CDS encoding ADP-ribosylglycohydrolase family protein, producing MITHQERARGAFLGLAVGDALGRPTEGKTPLEIESRWGRITDFLTEDQTGSDDTEYALFSAKLLLQHKKELTTEIIVDAYRREIINSTNLYKGAGFSEIIAIHNLQMGLQPPSSGQHVHSWSDGLAMRVTPYGIASAFDYHFAAHLAKEDGIIANSGEGIFSGQAVAAAIACAMNGASVDEIIKTALEVLPKNSWTASSITRGVSIGSSCNDVWSSLVPLHQSLACTYYFWTDVAPEAVGLAFGLVAAARGKFEDAVLGAVNLGRDTDTIAAIAGAICGAHQGIQVIPERWTKRISISKGTCINTVKNMNILNVADDLSVLAQAWSTPS
- a CDS encoding alpha/beta hydrolase-fold protein; the protein is MKQQLYVFVLIAFGFGLLSAQSPLFNNMPAAGVLGQSIFTAKLSGTTSTLLNSPSGVAVDPISGKLFVVDRYNNRVLRWSSSAKMINGSPAEAVFGQPDFTTASSGISASKFNDPLRVHLDNAGRLWVSDYLNNRVLRFDNASSKLSGAAADGVLGQADFISNFGGTSANKLKGPVGVFVDRKGNLWVTDRLNHRVLRFEIASTKSNGSNADGVLGQPDFVTSTSGLSSTKMNRPMGVYADSTDHLWVCEDDNNRVIRFDSVSMLANGAAASGVLGQSDFTTNLKNFSRNGMSNLRGVFGDASGRLYLVDESNNRILVFNHAASLPNGAFADYVLGQPDFGSDPIIQQEIYDLSTLNYLFFMPRETSAVVNGKYPLIISLHGIGERGSDLWKVKGEGLPKILDGKNTFPFIVVSPQCPSSTEWYYNGGIQQKLNTLIDSLISRYPIDTNRIYLTGLSMGGIGTLDLAIRYPKRFAALIPVAFRIEDGWDLCKIKDIPLWAFHGEKDDIIPFSKAQTVINMLVVCGANPTFTSYSDLYHDAWTRTYNNPAIYEWLLTKKKQ
- a CDS encoding carbohydrate ABC transporter permease: MTKIRLRSSMLIHGLIILYIIFLLFPLLWVVASSLKSTQEIYSGVPTILPQQISFDHYRSVINGQQVFRSMWNSVIVGVVSTILVLLLAVPSAYAMVRYKSVINNTILGWILVSQIFPVILVMIPLYVLLRYIGLTDSLIGLTLIYVVWSLPFVLWMMHGYVKSIPLELEEAAVIDGASRTQVIFTVLLPLLLPAIGASALFAFISAWNEFFFALVLMKSPALATLQVELARYTGMEGQARTGPLAAASVIATIPSVVLFVFMRKWFTTGLVSGALKG
- a CDS encoding serine hydrolase domain-containing protein; translated protein: MVVLSIHSILYAQVNIESVARLHFTIESEPNKWIEGYQSYIEGTFSPYQSHRSGQSRDSAFVARTSGSESMFAWNTAPIPQSWKGDSASFIWVCGFGNNLGNEWFDLTVNDADTVTFSTKNESAWTVKRNNGIRLSFTAVAQNSYGANLGYMVLALHRSKLTKGKSLKLRIRGREVKEEIWYRLYAYRDALVYMKANEYRNIYSAMDFIHMGDAAYTLCTSKKLSGKTLLHYSPGADKGEVRLQQDGVMSKAQITIPRNQQPEGNGYSYINIAENIVDTIKWAEINKKRIRAFMEEEIVPEKYIFPPGSFPTFRWKNEILVENELGKTQSTVTFYNKDFQKVKSAESPGRYGAVIELVTPSGFIVKRYVTLYCSPVEFDDYSANIPIKFNNLKEYRISSEQWDSYERNFEQFSFGSMKYFPQYNSDAAIFLAGLSEINGWTLAFETPRIKDRQWWITLKRKLDGISEKKNPVMLPQKINNGSLSVVNDSIVSTFSYKKEQIEQLRLVCKNWAEKGGVPHVTLIVHKGKIIFHEAFGITADGKPLATNSKMWMASITKLLTGVLMMQLVDQGIVDLDDPINRYLPEISGNNLPELTLRHLFTHTSGLQNVGEWASDWNFALDNQIAQLLPTVDVGRSFSYHRVGYAIAGKMMERITGRAVPYLFQDYIFHPIGMNSAYADNTYGGLYCSAIDLARFGQMLLNKGNYNGWKLFSEQSFEKMLPKELSVGERRWGIGSSPMDGRGLSSSAFGHGAASGTIFRIDPQNDLIIISARNSTGKFHEEFERAFIEHCMGVINN